Below is a genomic region from Enoplosus armatus isolate fEnoArm2 chromosome 10, fEnoArm2.hap1, whole genome shotgun sequence.
ATTATGGCATTAGTGCTGCGTCATGGCATTTACTAAGATGACAAGCGACGATCAGGTGAGTGTTCCTGCTTTTCTTCTAAATATTCACAGtctcactgagaaagaaacgGAGCAGTTAATACTGATAGAATTAATATCAGACGTTTGCAAAGAGTCTGGGCTGACGAAGACCTCAGTCTGGACTCCATAAGTCCAGTGGAAGTGAACCAGATGAGTGTGAGGTGTTCAATAGTTTACAATATGTGAATTATGCCGACTCATTTGTGTGGGCTTCACATAACTCAGGCGTTTGGGTCACATGTATCTCTAGATTGGAATAAAAATGCTATATTACTCGTAGGGGCAAacattgtaaatgtataataataataataataataataataataataataagaggaCACTTATTATCCTGTTATGCAGATTTTAACCTGCCATATGTTATTACTATTATGACTCATCTTCCTGTTTTCTCAATTGGCTCgcagacgaaaaaaaaaaaagaaatcattcatCCTCATGAAAAGACGGGGAACGTCGTTATCCGTCATCCGCTGTAAATGGAGAGTGATGGTCCAATACTGATTCATCAGCATGTCCGTGCCAATCTCTGCACTCGTTCATCAGACTGCGCCTCCTTAATAAaagcgactgtgtgtgtgtgtgtgtgtgtgtgtgtgtgtgcacattatAGATTACAACCTAAAGATGAAATCAGCTATCAGGCCCAGTTCAGCGCGCGCACCGCCTCGTTCAGGGCCTGTTTTTAACTCAAATGACTCAAAAAGTCTGCGCACCTGTCAGGCCCCGAGGAGCGCGTGCAGTCGTGCTTCTACTCTCTCTTTAGTCTTTGGGCTCTTTTATTCTTGTGTGAGATGCAGGTGAAGGTGCATGAAGGAACTCTGCAGATTATATAATCCTTCATCTGGTTTAACGGGAAACACACATCAGACTACAGCTGTTGCAGGATCACCAAGAAACTATGTTTACCTGTTAATCTGTCCTTGGCAAACCTCCGACTGCTCTCCATCCACGGGAAGGTGAAGTTTGCCGCATTCCCCATCCCCATCCCGGGCACCGAGGGGATGCCGGGTCCGATGCCCGGCGGATGCGTGGAAGGGGGCGGATGCGGCGCTGCAGCGGCGGGTGGCGGCGGCATTGGTCTGTGCGCGGGCACCCGGATCACTCCTCCGGCGCCGCCAGAGTTCACGTTAACGTTCATGTTCATACTGAcgttcatgttcatgttgacGTTGTAGGAGCCGGCCAGacccgccgccgccgccatgGAGCAGGCCGGGTTGTAGACGCCGTTGTACCCGTTGCTGTAGACGTTGGAGGCCAGCGCGTAATCCGGGTCGCCGGTCCGGTTGGGAAGCATGCAGCCGCTGGACTGGTCCGAGCTGTTGAGGATCTGGTCGATCCCGAAGCTGATGGgctcatgctgctgctggtgcgtCTGGTTCACCTCCTCGATCCCGGTGTGCTCCATAGTTCTGTTGTCGGTGGcgtgtttgtcagtttgttcTATCAGTGCTCggatgtgtttttgtcatatAGTAATTCACGCTTtgggaaatgaaatgtttgaatgtgcGCTGCAGTATTgggctgttttttgttttcaagcaTCGACACAGGCCTGTTCTACTCCCAGGAAACCAACAACGACTCCAGCGCTATCCAAAATTTTGCCATTATTTTTGTCCAGCAGCGGGATCGGGTGTTCCCTAAATTAAATGCTTCTCCATCGGACTAAGAAAAAGCGTATCCATCTTTAACAGCGTGTTCTTTCCCAGTGAACTACACACGCGGCAGCCtaacagcaagaaaaaacaacCGAAGATGCCAAATGGTTATCCTGAGCACTTACAGACAAAAATCCgtgattttttggggggaggcAGTTCTCTGGAGAGGCTTGATGCGCTTTGTTCGCCTACTCTGGCTGAGGCGATCCATACATAGAGGGCATGGTAGGGTACCCAAGCTCGTAGCatcaaaataaagcagcagacaaaacaaaacaaacccaaagagGCGAAAACGAAGCGCCGACCTCGCAGGCGTGGATATTAATTGGAGGTGAGAGCGAAAGATGGCTCTGTTGTGCTGAATGGTGAAGTGCGTTTCAGCAGGTGAGACAACCCTCTGCGTAAAAGCTGCCATTCGGTCATCCAGCCaaacctccctccctctctcccttcctccctcccacccttcctcctccctcctcctcctcctcggcagGGCAGTTGTTTTGCTCGGATGTCTTAAAGAAGCCgcagctttctttcttttctgcagcTGTAAACAGGAGGTTTTGTGCCTTTTAGTGGCGCTGGAGGCTCGAGCCAAGCGGTTTCCAAACAGTTTCGCGTCAATACTCGTCTACATGTTAAAAGATACTGAGGttaatcatttaattcattcattcaaggtCAATCATTGAAGCCATGCagtcacaaaaagaaaatctgatttaTGAATTGTTTTTTATGAGTCTGTCACTGTAAACGCTCcgttcattttattatttatgtccatttttctctctgagaCTCTTCATATCAggtttttgtttaatgttttaaatgaaagccCAACGTGATATAACGGGTCGCAGTCTTCATGTAGGCCACTGGAGAATCCTCTATAATAAGATTTTGTTTGGGAGCTCTCTGCCACCTGAGAGGGCTCCTGCTGTTGGACTTGATTTAGGACAGAACTTGACACCAGGTGAGCATTTTGTTTTCGAGGCAGCAATGAAACACGGGTGTCTCTTTTTATGTCTGCTGTACTGTCTGTGCAATTAAACCAGCCACATGGACCCATATAACTCATCCAAGGACCCCTAGAGTTTCCCCAGTACCCCAGTTCAGGGACCACCAATATTCGGATCAATGAGCACTGAGCGAATATTAGACGAAATGGCCAGAAGCAGATCTTGCTGCAGAATGGGCCTGAATGCCAACCCCTTATTTTAAAAGGCAGGCATTAGTACACCATGTCCTACAAGACACAACGAATACTGGACcagatttatgtgtgtgtgtgtgtgtgtgtgtgtgtgaagcaatAATCTGTTGCACTGTTACACACAATGAAGCCATAAATCCACTGGTATTGACGGGAAGTGTGCAGAGTATGGGCCTGATTTAAAGGCACTGATAGGCCCATTCCAACGTGCATTATCACAAAGTAATGAAATGTAAACCAACCGATATTTAGCCTGTATGAGAAACAACGTACAGAGCCAGGAGCAAAATAAAGGCTTTGCATctcaaaatgaaaggaaaataatagatagatagatatatagatagatagatagatagatagatggatggatagatagatatatggatggatggatggatggataattaaacaaataaatagcagCTGGAGTCAGATCACGAAGCCAAATGTGAAACGCGGCGTTGCTGATTTGCACAAATTATTTAACCTTTCTCCGCCCGGAGCGTCGACGCGGATCGCCAGGGTCTCaattcaataaaaatgaaaaatggctcATAATAAAAGCGCGACACGGGGAAAAACGAATTTAATATATCACCGTTTTATTACGCACTTATTTCACTTTCCGTGCGAATAAAGATATCTCTCAACTGCACAAGGTGGCTAGAGGGAAGCATAAAAATCAATTGTGTGAATTCAAGGCCATATCAATAACGGTGCGGGGACGAGAGCAGCGCCAGTGTAGCTGCTATTAGGCCTGTTTATATTTGCGCgttacaataaaatgaataggGACGAGAGGATGCACTGAGCCTCAGATCAGCTTACTGACAAGGTAATTGGCCGTTTATGCAAAACCAGGAAGATCTATGGGCCGGAAGGCGGAAAATAATGTTTGAAAGCCTCTTTGGGGTAACACATCTCTCCCCGTTGGTGATGTCAGCGGCAGGGACGTGATGTCTGATTGTGCGTCACCTTTAGAGCCACAAACCAAGATGTTTATACGCGCCAACAGAGGGCTTCCCAAACTCCTTCATGtcctgcaaaaaaacaaaatctgctgtTTCAGCTTTAGGATCTGAAGCCAATGTGTCACAAAATGTTCAGACTTTCAGTGAAGGTTAGTTCCCAGTTCAATGGAGAGTTAAGTGCTGCTATGGCACAGAGCACTTCTATTCTGTGACactgtattactgtatatatttgaaCTAACGTTATCTTATTATGTTTAGCTGTTTATGTATTGCTTTAATTTGACAATTTTCTCTTGGATGCAATGTGATAATATGAAGCAGCCAAACtgcttgtgtttaaatgtatttatgtatatgtaCGCGCTCAGggtaaagtaaataaattacTTTAGGCTGATTGGAGCACCAGCGTGCTGTTGACTTTCACACTTTATGGGGTTAGTCTGTTATGTCTTGTTATTACTTTTTATGTAGGGGAGTCCCAAACCTTTAAAGACCCTTTAAAGTGTTCATGTTAGACCAGGCTGAGCGTTTGATGACTGCCTCTAATGAAAGTCACTGAGAGATGTTCATTATCAGTTTTAGTTTGGAGTTGCATGATTCTCTATTATTGTCTGGTTAGAAGAAGCACAGCAGAACACTCTTTAACTGGGCCAACGTGTAGCCAGCGACAACAGTGAGATTAACCTCCATCTTAATTTGGAAGATCTCACATTTATCAactcctttttttattattcatcttCTTTTAAATCTATTACATTTGGCCAAACTGAGACACAAAGCTCGGAGCACtaatattttaaacattgtaCGTTTAAAATTGTAACACATTTCAtactaaaatgacaaacatgtcCCAGATCTGTGGAAACCTTCACTGGATGACATCTGACTGAGTATAACTCACATGTCATGACGCAGGAAATTTCACTGAAGCCTCTCCATTATGTGTCCTGCTGATACGAGGCGAGGCCCTGCATGTGCATGAATGAGGCTCTTTGCCAACATGTTGAACACAATAGTAAAACTGTAAACCTCCAATCATCAGGAGCAATATCCGAGTTGTCTTTATTGAGCCTGACAAGCCGAGCTTACTCAACAAGACACCGAGTGTCTTGTTTCATTATTCTCAACAATTTAGGCCGTTCACTGTGATTAGTTCCCACGAGCTAATATTATAATGAAGCATAAGGGAAttcaaatgatttttaaaagtcATCTGATGTCTAACGTGCAGTTTGGGACTCTTCAGACTGATATGTCACCTTTAACTCCATGAAATTACTCATCATATGATCTGTTTGCAGTTTACATTTGTACCTCTAAACACATCTGAGCAGAACAAAATAATTGCTAAATGATTGTGTGCTTTTATTGAAGCTATTATTcatccagtttttaaaaatcaaagtatttggggtttttcacatttttgataAATGTCTTGTTTGGAACACCAGAAAGATTCAGCGACATAATATTCAgccaaaatgttatttaaacatgtttcaaaCCAAACCGTACATGTGTTGTCTGGATATATGATATAATTATTGGTATGAACTGCTTATGCTCCCTGTTTTCCTGCTCTAAATGCTTGTGGAAGTATCTTCATTAGTCCACTTTTGCTCTATTCTTAgacatctctctttctgctgcagcaatGACCCACTTTTCCCACAAGCACCATTAGAATTTTATCTAATAAGCTATAGTTGCAAAACATGAGGggattttaattattattattattatttaaataaagatcCCTGACTTATTGTGGGTTGCCAAATAAAGTAGGCCAATAGGAAGTCTACCTATAGGTTTTAAATGCAAACGTGACGTGATGCTGTGCAGGATTGTAATCAGCAATTTTACTAATGCAATAAAACCCTATTGCCAATTAAggtatacccccccccccccccctccctctctctctctcacacacacacacacacacacacaccctctcccTCAATATGAAAGCCCCTCGCTGACTTTGCCCAAAGGCGTTGTCTATGGTTGCCGGCTGTGCGTGATGAATCGTTATCTCCAGGCCATGCTGCTCGTCTGGGTAATAAAGTACCAGCAAAGCGGAGACAAAAGGAATTTGTCACAGTTGCCTCCCCGATATATTAGCGACCTACCGGTCGGGTTAGCTTTCATCTGGGGGCCCAGGGACCTACACACCGaattaaaatgaacagaaaaaataagaggcagaaaaatgCATGTAAAGATAAGTAATGAGCGGGCAGAGGCTGTATGCTGAGGCGACAAATACATACTAATAACTAGTACTACTAGTAGTATTTTCAGTTCTCGCTTCCTTGGAGGCGACCGATCACTTCGTGCTATTTCTAGTAAATGAACGCGTGCAGCTTCAGTATGTCTGAGTCACACCTTTACGCAGACTCACAGGTGCGTACAGGAAcgtctcagccaatcagaactgTGGATTCTCTGACTAGTTTTAAAGCATCAAGTATTCAATTCAGACATTCAATGTATTTAGACTAGATTATATAGGCATATGCTATCAGAATATTTAcgttatttcttttattataaaACATGTTAAGAAATAAGAAGTGATGGactgtattataattattattgatAGAATAATGTGTGAGCACTTTTCTAATGTTGTCCCCACTTAGGATGGACTCATCTTCAACTATATTTAATGTATAATCCTTCATATCTTATAAGACGATCGAGTGTTTTAtatgacaaaaaacattttcatcaaagtAGtgagtaactacagctgtcatataaataaatataaatatagtggaacaaaaagtacaatattttcttcTAAAATGTTGTGGATTGGAAGAAGCATAGTAgtgttaaaaagaaatactcaagtaaactacaagtacctcaaagttgtacAGTTCTTGAGTAAATCTACTTCCCAGCACTGGGCTAGTGGCTCGCAGTATTATCATTATGAAGACGATTAAGCCTGTTACTGCTGTTGCTGGTGCTGTTAATATTGTTAGACGTTGTTTTGTGTCATTAGTTTGTGTAAAGCCTCTTTGTTattgctcattgtttttgtttttttcacaattcATCATAGAAAACGCTTCCTTGGACTTCACTGTCCACTAATTGTTTCTGATGATGGAGGAAACAAAGTGTCTGTTTCTTATTCGTGTAGCCTGCGTGTAGTGATGTGACGATGTAACGAGGCTTGTCTTTCATGCAGATAGTTCCATCATCGgacaatgttttaatgtttttaattcactTCTTGCGCACTGAAACACCAGAACGAGCTGACATTTAATCCAAAAATATGTATCAACAAAAACGGACACGCGTTGTTAAACTCCTTCACATGCTGTCAGCTGGTTGTTTGTGGAGTCCAAATTTTAAgccaaagtaaaacaaaaacaaacaacaacaaaaaaaactgggtGTCCGATAATGGATGTCTAGCCGCTAAGTTGTCCGATAACGGACGCATTACAATTGACAGCTGAAATGATCCCAGACCTGGGGAGGGGGAAAAACTGCCTCTGCAATCAAGGATGTCGGAGATTAGTGTGATGAAGCctgtcatcctcctccctcccaggCCCTGTTGGGCTCTGTGCTGCTATTAGGTTGAATTTCAGAGGATACACCCAGAAAAAACAGGGTCCAGTGGTCCGGGAAGGGGGGCTTGTTCGACCTGGAAACTCCAGGAACCGTCTTTGTTACAAAAAAATGTGGTTCTCAATACTTCTTTTTGTACCATCATTCACTTATTTATTCTTCAATATTTGTTCACTTAACTGTTGAATGAGTGGTTTATCTGTGTCGTCTGTAAATGCTCTTTCAAAGGCTTCTATACACCATCAGGAAAAAAGATTCTGGTGGGGAAACACTGCCTTATTTATCATTGTTGACCTATTTTTCAGTCTAAAAATAGTGGACTAGTGGAGCCTATAAAATTCCCCCCATGAGTCACGCTTTAAATAACCTCTTCCCAGATTAAATACCAGCAGGTAAATGTACAATCTCTCAGGTTCTCTGTGGTGCCAGTTCAGTAGGCTTCTGCAGAATCAAATCATTCTTACTTACAGTTCCTTTAAAATCGGtgtaaaacaaactaaagtgcATTTCTTGTTATAACAACAGTTTTCCCACATGCCCTTATGGCCCTTATGTTTGTTGTCTGATAAGTGCAGagcagccaaaaaaaacatttaagggAAATAAACAGATGACAGAGGAGTTCTGTGTACTTCATTCTTCTGTTTCAACAAGTTTGGACTTTTTTGGACCACTGAACCATTATTTTTGCTGTAGCAACCTGTGAAACCTTTTTTCTTCAGAGTGTACAACAACCAGGGTTCTGTGATGGAGGAAGAATCACCTTTCTGTTGTCTGCCAGGTTCCTTTTTGCTCAGAGTGTGGGGTTCTGGGATCCACTGCAACCCCACAAAGAACCATTCTGCACTGTGGAACCATTTTTACTGAGAGTGTAGAATTACATTATTCTGCATTTGGAGGGTTCAGTCCTTGACTCTTCGCCTCCCCTCAGGGGAAAACCTGGCGCCTCCTGCCCGGATCAGACGACTCGAAACTGGACGGAgtggaaaggaggagaggggtggagaggaggaggaggtgtgtgggggggtgggggggtaaaaacagtgaaaaaagagaggagaaatcGCTGAAATGCAGCTTGGGActgggaggatggagggatgtcATGTTGCTGCACTGAGCGTTAGAGGCCTCATGGGCTGCAAGGAAAACAggtaatttaaaaaacaaaaattgatttgattattatgattattattatgattattatgattgttgttattattattggctAGTATTATTATACAgccttaatttaatttaactgaaCTTATTAATATTAtgttgataattaaaaaaaaaagaaaattggtGTTTCACTCTGAACTTTTTCTCTTGTAAATTCAGCCTGAAAAATCGacacaaaaaggtaaaaaaataaaactcgTCATTTCATCACTCGACGTCAGATTTCTCGAATTtatcttttccttttaaatgcaAACCGATTCATTTTGCTCTTCTCAGCTGTTTGCCTCAGATAAACCTATCGATTAGACATCAGTTAGATTCCAAGCCAGAGCTTTATTGAGTAAGTTGGTGAACCTTAAAGTGAATTACAGGAACTGCTCTGCCCCTCCGGTGAACTATTTAGTTGAATCTAATTTACTTTGATAAAGACCATCTATTTTATTTACTCTGATCGCCATTTTCATCGGGGGTTTATTGTGAGACTGTGAGGGCAGAGTGTGAGGAGGATTTTTGGAGAGGAAAtgagactcttttttttaaactgacgACTGTCAATGTGAtcagtttcttttttgtatagaaaatacatattattatggctattattatcattattactgtaGTTgttcttgttattattatccTAAAATGAGCAGTGTGGGCTCTGAATTCTAACTATAATTTCGCAACAGATGTTAAGTCAGTTACAGGATGTCTGCAATTAAGCcattcatattttctcaatcaataCTATTTAACCAATCAATAACCCTCATAGATTTTAATAtgcatttctcttttgtctGCAGGAGTCAGAGCTGCATAACTGCTGCAAGATGCACCACTGCAAAGGGACATGTTCATTATTTTTGGGTTGATCAGGAGCGTCAGACTGCTTCCTGCTTCGTTACTAACTGTAAATACTTTAGGTCTTTTTAACTTTCAGTGATGGTGTTTTTCTCAAGTCTCATGAATTACATATTTTTTGTATCCCACAGTAATTTAAAAtaggctgtttttttgtgtgcatattttGCACAAGTTGATATCGCCTATAATTGAAACCTTTGATTTGGCCTAATGCAGCCACTGAAGGCTGAATGTCTTTATGTCCTTTTTCACTTCACTCGCTCTCAAGGCTGCTCCGGTTTTGTGCACACTGCTGTGATAAActtaaagacagaaataaaaacgcTAAATCTGTGACAAATCTCAacaggacaaataaaaacaaaagatggcTGCTCAGTCTGTTTATCCTCCTCCCCATCCCTGATTCCACAGACTAAAAACGGGCTGCTCTGAGAGCCTGTTGTACACATGCGTCGTATTTAAGTGTAATTGGCCGTATCATTGgcttttgtcttgtttacaaAGCGGGCAACAGGAGCGGTAATTTAATTTCCTCCACGCATTGAAGAGCCACCAGCCGCCTGTCAGGCCGAGCTCAGCCTCCCCAACCCCGGCCAGCGGGCAGGAGGATGGCCGGAGGCGattctggagagagagagggggggggggagaggagggtgacatCTGCCTCCAAATAAAAGTGTACATGAACGATATCCTGATGTAATGGAGGGTAAACCCACTCATGTCTCTATGAGTTATCTGACATACATCTATACTTTAATAGTATTTATTAATAAGTAGGCTAATCATTAATGAAGAGGCACACTGAAGTAACATggcatctgtttattttattattattattattttactcttGATTCAGGTCAGTTTAGTTTTATCCTTCATCCGCATCATATTCTGttcatgtattttcttattcattcatattcagtgtcagttttattttgtttatgtgtgtttcaaTTCTGCCAAACCTTTATatgtatttgcatatattttcttcactttttattttttaatgccTTTGTTACTTTTGTAGACTgatgtatattttttgtattttcctgttttaattaGTCGTAACAACAATCTCAATCCTCCACAGGGTTCAATTAAGTTCCATTTTAAGCTATtcgaggggggaaaaagactATTCTGAAAATAACTTGGGCGATTTTTATACGAGTTGTTATttaggtgatgatgatgagcaaCTGTAGGTCATCCATTTTAATCTCCTTTACAGGCCAAAAGACATGCAAAGCCGAATTCATAGATCATATTCATGTAGCCACATTATATGAAGGAGCATGAACTCATCACAGGGATATGAGGTCTgtgaagatggaaaaaaagacttATACTGGGGATTTTCTAATGCAGGCAATTAGGATTGtagaattatgtttttaatgatgatCACCAACTAGAGTTTGTCTCCCTTTTCATTAACCCAGTGGAGGCAATGTGTTATTTGTGGAACAAATATCAAGAAGttaaagacaaaatgacagcagCCTTTTTCAGCTGAGGCCCCTTTAAAATGACAGTAATGCTGGCAGTGTGTTAACAGTGGTGTGACCTGAAGTTGGTGATCATTATAAGACAAATGGACAATAAGAAAGCTTAATAATATTTTCCAAAAACTATAAACGTGTGCTTTCCCCCGTTGGTTTTGGGGTATTTATCCTCCACTATCACTTCAACCAAAGTGAATTaaccaaaataaaatttaaaaaaggctcTACTCAACATTCAAAACTCAACATCACAAAAAATTATCTGGTTTTGAGGTCgtttaattgaaaaaatgaaaaacccGCTCATAGTATGGATCCTTGTTTCTGTTCCAGAAATCAAATAATGAGTTTAAGGTTGAATTTATTTGCaacatgaaggaaaaacagGCTTTCATAAATGAACTCTTTGTTGGCATCGCACACATCTGAGAGGAAGAATGAAGCTtgtactgtgctgtgtgtgtgctgtgtgtgtgtgctgtgtgtgtgtgtgtgtgtgctgtgtgtgtgtgagtgtgtgtgtgtgtgtgtgtgtgtgtgtgtgtttactagACCAGagcaaggacagagagagagagagagagagagagagagagagagagagagatggcacaTTAGGCCTGAGGGCGCATCATTATTGGAGAGCCTggcttccctccctctctccctctctctctaccaggctctctctctcatccaaTCACAGGGGCGGTTGAAGGACAAACAGGGGGCCGACCGTCGTACAGCAGCTTCTTTTCGTACGGGGCAGCGCAGTTCCTGCTCTCTAATTACTCCATGATACAATGCAATATTCCTCTGCAAATATTCCCACATAAATTCATTTCACGACCCATTAAAGATACAGCGGgtgagatcatttacatcaTCACGTCCCAGTGCAATACAGCACGAGGCCGGCTCTCGCAACGGCGCCAAATCTGCCAAGTCCCCCCGGTTGAACGGCAACCTGGTAGGCATTAACTCAACATAATGTCTCACAAATTAAAGTATTGCAGGGGCTACCACCGCGGCGTCAGATAAATGTGCTCTATTAGGAGGCCCCAAGCTGTGCGCAAAACAATTgattgcttgtttgtgttttcatatggCGTCCGCGAACACGCAGAGTGATGGATGAGAGACCGCCATCTCAAGTTGCTGTTAGTCGATTGCTGTTGGTGTTTTTTCCTCTAATAGGAGAGTTGGTCagtccacgcacacacacactttatattttctttattgaggCAGTAGGAAGGGGCTGATGGGGGGGGTTGAATCTGGGCCAATAAGG
It encodes:
- the tlx2 gene encoding T-cell leukemia homeobox protein 2 isoform X3, with amino-acid sequence MEHTGIEEVNQTHQQQHEPISFGIDQILNSSDQSSGCMLPNRTGDPDYALASNVYSNGYNGVYNPACSMAAAAGLAGSYNVNMNMNVSMNMNVNVNSGGAGGVIRVPAHRPMPPPPAAAAPHPPPSTHPPGIGPGIPSVPGMGMGNAANFTFPWMESSRRFAKDRLTAALSPFSVTRRIGHPYQNRTPPKRKKPRTSFSRVQICELEKRFHRQKYLASAERATLAKALKMTDAQVKTWFQNRRTKWRRQTAEEREAERQQANRLMLQLQQEAFQKTLSQPLQPDPLCLHNSSLYALQNLQPWAEDNKVTSVTSVASVV